A stretch of the Enterobacter mori genome encodes the following:
- the epmB gene encoding EF-P beta-lysylation protein EpmB — MAHIVTLNTPSREDWLSQLADVITSPDELLRLLDLDQHEELLAGREAKRLFALRVPRAFVARMEKGNPDDPLLKQTLTSQDEFVTAPGYSTDPLEEQNSVVPGLLHKYLNRALLLVKGGCAVNCRYCFRRHFPYADNQGNKRNWQVALDYIAAHPELDEIIFSGGDPLMAKDHELDWLLTQLEAIPHIKRLRIHSRLPIVIPARITDGLVSRMEQSRLQVLLVNHINHANEIDDEFRAGMARLRKAGVTLLNQSVLLRGINDSARVLADLSNALFDAGVLPYYLHVLDRVQGAAHFMVTDDEARQIMRELLTLVSGYMVPKLAREIGGEPSKTPLDLQLRQH, encoded by the coding sequence ATGGCGCATATTGTAACCCTAAACACCCCGTCCAGAGAAGATTGGTTATCGCAACTTGCCGATGTAATCACCAGTCCTGATGAATTGCTGCGTCTTTTAGACCTCGATCAACACGAAGAGTTGCTTGCAGGCCGCGAGGCAAAGCGCCTTTTTGCCCTGCGCGTTCCCCGTGCATTTGTGGCGCGGATGGAGAAAGGAAATCCCGACGATCCATTATTAAAACAAACGCTTACTTCGCAGGATGAGTTTGTGACCGCGCCGGGTTACAGCACCGATCCGCTGGAAGAACAGAACAGCGTGGTGCCAGGACTGCTGCATAAATACCTCAACCGCGCCCTGCTGCTGGTAAAAGGCGGCTGCGCGGTAAATTGTCGTTATTGCTTCCGTCGGCACTTCCCGTATGCCGACAATCAGGGCAATAAACGCAACTGGCAGGTCGCGCTGGACTATATCGCCGCCCATCCTGAGCTTGATGAGATTATTTTTTCCGGCGGCGACCCGCTGATGGCGAAAGATCACGAGCTGGACTGGCTGCTGACGCAGCTGGAAGCCATCCCGCACATCAAGCGTCTGCGCATACATAGCCGTTTGCCGATCGTTATTCCGGCGCGGATCACCGATGGGCTGGTCTCACGCATGGAGCAGTCTCGCTTGCAGGTGCTGCTGGTGAACCATATCAACCACGCGAACGAAATTGACGATGAATTTCGGGCGGGGATGGCGCGTCTGCGTAAAGCAGGCGTAACGCTGCTGAACCAGAGCGTGCTGCTGCGCGGTATAAACGATAGCGCCCGCGTGCTGGCAGATTTGAGCAATGCGTTGTTTGATGCGGGGGTGTTGCCCTATTACCTGCACGTACTGGATCGCGTTCAGGGCGCAGCGCATTTCATGGTGACGGATGATGAAGCCCGGCAGATTATGCGTGAACTGTTAACGCTGGTTTCAGGCTATATGGTGCCGAAGCTGGCGCGTGAGATTGGCGGTGAGCCGAGCAAGACGCCGCTGGATTTGCAGCTGCGGCAGCACTAA
- the efp gene encoding elongation factor P, whose protein sequence is MATYYSNDFRAGLKIMMDGEPYAVEASEFVKPGKGQAFARVKLRRLLTGTRVEKTFKSTDSAEGADVVDMNLTYLYNDGEFYHFMNNSTFEQLSADEKAVGDSAKWLLDQAECIVTLWNGQPIAVTPPNFVELEIVETDPGLKGDTAGTGGKPAKLSTGAVVKVPLFVQTGEVIKVDTRSGEYVSRVK, encoded by the coding sequence ATGGCAACGTACTATAGCAACGATTTTCGTGCTGGTCTTAAAATCATGATGGACGGCGAACCGTACGCGGTTGAAGCCAGCGAATTCGTTAAACCAGGTAAAGGCCAGGCATTCGCACGCGTTAAGCTGCGCCGCCTGCTGACCGGCACCCGTGTTGAGAAAACCTTCAAGTCTACTGACTCTGCTGAAGGCGCTGATGTTGTTGATATGAACCTGACCTACCTGTACAACGATGGTGAGTTCTATCATTTCATGAACAACTCTACTTTCGAACAGCTGTCTGCTGATGAGAAAGCAGTAGGCGACAGCGCTAAATGGCTGCTGGATCAGGCTGAGTGCATTGTGACCCTGTGGAACGGCCAGCCTATCGCTGTGACCCCACCAAACTTCGTAGAACTGGAAATCGTTGAAACCGATCCAGGTCTGAAAGGTGACACCGCAGGTACTGGCGGTAAGCCAGCTAAGCTGTCTACCGGCGCAGTGGTTAAAGTTCCACTGTTCGTACAGACTGGCGAAGTGATCAAAGTGGATACCCGCTCCGGCGAATACGTGTCCCGCGTGAAGTAA
- a CDS encoding entericidin A/B family lipoprotein, protein MKRTVKILLLLALTSAILSGCNTARGVGEDIKDLGHVISNAAS, encoded by the coding sequence ATGAAACGTACCGTTAAAATTCTGCTTCTGTTAGCGCTGACCAGCGCAATCCTTTCTGGATGCAACACCGCGCGCGGCGTGGGTGAAGACATCAAAGATCTTGGCCACGTCATTTCTAATGCAGCCAGCTAA
- the ecnB gene encoding lipoprotein toxin entericidin B — protein MVKKTIAAIFSVLVLSSVLTACNTTRGVGEDISDGGNAISGAATKAQN, from the coding sequence ATGGTTAAGAAAACAATTGCAGCGATCTTTTCTGTTCTGGTGCTCTCTTCTGTACTGACTGCATGTAATACCACCCGTGGTGTAGGGGAAGATATCTCCGATGGTGGCAATGCTATTTCTGGTGCAGCCACCAAAGCTCAGAACTAA
- a CDS encoding helix-turn-helix transcriptional regulator: MFKILLIDRCHFTRTGFEAWLNHSGLFPGHFLVTGLNNLFLAREHILQWKPTLVIADLHGFRHDFHHFQQLSSLMAASETQPFILLQSGEEQGMTNYLTQFPVWASLLKNANLEEVAMVINDALTSCASVEVPQIAAPLLTRQEEKVLTLWMDGASNQKIASHLSINGKTVYTYKRNIRMKLHMDTRYSPFLSLQEAEN, encoded by the coding sequence ATGTTCAAAATTCTTTTGATTGACCGTTGCCACTTCACCCGTACGGGTTTTGAAGCATGGCTCAATCATTCTGGTCTTTTTCCGGGTCACTTCCTCGTGACCGGGTTGAATAACCTCTTCCTCGCCAGAGAGCATATCCTGCAGTGGAAACCGACGCTGGTTATCGCTGACTTACACGGTTTTCGACACGATTTTCATCATTTTCAGCAGCTCTCCTCCCTGATGGCTGCCAGCGAAACGCAGCCCTTTATTTTACTTCAGTCGGGCGAAGAACAAGGCATGACAAACTACCTGACACAATTCCCGGTATGGGCTTCACTATTGAAAAATGCCAATCTGGAAGAGGTGGCGATGGTGATTAATGACGCGCTGACGTCATGCGCAAGCGTTGAAGTGCCGCAGATTGCCGCCCCGCTGCTGACACGTCAGGAGGAGAAAGTGCTAACGCTGTGGATGGACGGCGCGAGCAACCAGAAGATTGCCAGCCATTTAAGTATTAATGGAAAAACGGTTTATACCTACAAACGGAATATCAGGATGAAGCTGCATATGGACACGCGCTATTCTCCGTTTTTATCTCTGCAGGAAGCAGAGAATTGA
- the sugE gene encoding quaternary ammonium compound efflux SMR transporter SugE translates to MSWIILFIAGLLEVVWAIGLKYTHGFTRLTPSVITVTAMIVSIVMLSWAMRTLPVGTAYAVWTGIGAVGAAITGILLLGESASLARIASLALIVAGIIGLKLSTH, encoded by the coding sequence ATGTCCTGGATTATTCTTTTCATTGCCGGTTTGCTCGAAGTGGTTTGGGCAATTGGTCTGAAATATACCCACGGTTTTACCCGCCTGACGCCCAGCGTCATTACCGTTACCGCAATGATTGTCAGTATTGTCATGCTGTCATGGGCAATGCGTACCCTGCCGGTTGGGACGGCTTATGCTGTCTGGACAGGCATTGGAGCGGTAGGCGCGGCCATCACCGGCATTCTGTTGCTGGGAGAGTCAGCGAGTCTGGCGCGTATTGCCAGCCTCGCCCTGATTGTTGCCGGGATCATTGGTCTGAAGCTCAGCACGCATTAA
- a CDS encoding lipocalin family protein has translation MRILPVIAAVTAAFLVVACSSPTPPPGVTVVTPFDSQRFLGTWYEIARMDHRFERGLEKVTAHYSSMDDGGIQVVNRGYNPDRAMWQQSVGKAYFTGDASRAALKVSFIGPFYGGYNVIALDREYRHALVCGPDRDYLWILSRTPTISPEMKQQMLDVATRQGFDVSKLVWVKQPH, from the coding sequence ATGCGCATTCTGCCTGTTATTGCCGCAGTGACAGCCGCGTTTTTAGTGGTTGCCTGCAGTTCCCCTACCCCACCACCCGGCGTCACCGTCGTCACGCCTTTCGATTCACAACGCTTCCTTGGAACCTGGTATGAAATCGCCCGGATGGATCATCGGTTCGAGCGCGGTTTAGAAAAAGTCACAGCCCATTACAGTTCAATGGATGACGGCGGTATTCAGGTCGTTAACCGTGGTTACAACCCGGACCGGGCGATGTGGCAACAGTCGGTTGGCAAGGCGTACTTCACCGGCGACGCGAGCCGTGCCGCGTTGAAAGTCTCTTTCATCGGTCCGTTCTATGGTGGATATAACGTGATTGCACTCGACAGAGAATATCGTCACGCATTAGTGTGCGGGCCGGATCGCGACTACCTGTGGATACTCTCCCGCACCCCGACCATTTCACCTGAAATGAAACAGCAGATGCTGGACGTGGCGACCCGGCAAGGGTTTGATGTATCGAAATTAGTTTGGGTCAAACAACCGCATTAA
- the blaACT gene encoding ACT family cephalosporin-hydrolyzing class C beta-lactamase, translating to MIKKSLCCALLLGVSCSSIAASMSEKQLADVVEKSIIPLMKAQSIPGMAVAVIYQGQPHYFTFGKADVAANKPVTPQTLFELGSISKTFTGVLGGDAIARGEISLDGPVTKYWPELTGKQWQGIRLLDLATYTAGGLPLQVPDEVTDSASLLRFYQTWQPQWKPGTTRLYANASIGLFGALAVKPSGMSFEQAMTKRVLKPLRLDHTWINVPKAEEAHYAWGYRDGKAVHVSPGMLDGEAYGVKTNVQDMASWVVANMAPDNIQDASLKQGITLAQSRYWRIGSMYQGLGWEMLNWPVDAKTVVEGSDNKVALAPLPAREVNPPAPPVKASWVHKTGSTGGFGSYVAFIPEKQLGIVMLANKSYPNPARVETAYRILDALQ from the coding sequence ATGATCAAAAAATCCCTTTGCTGCGCCCTGCTGCTCGGCGTTTCATGCTCAAGCATTGCTGCGTCGATGTCAGAGAAACAGCTGGCTGACGTGGTGGAAAAAAGCATTATCCCCCTGATGAAAGCGCAGTCCATTCCGGGCATGGCGGTTGCCGTGATCTACCAGGGCCAGCCGCACTATTTTACTTTTGGTAAGGCCGATGTTGCGGCGAACAAACCTGTTACCCCACAAACCTTGTTTGAACTGGGTTCTATCAGTAAAACTTTCACCGGCGTGCTGGGCGGCGATGCCATTGCCCGCGGCGAGATTTCGCTTGACGGTCCGGTAACAAAATACTGGCCTGAACTGACGGGCAAACAGTGGCAGGGTATTCGCCTGCTTGATCTGGCGACCTATACCGCGGGAGGGTTGCCGCTTCAGGTGCCGGATGAGGTGACAGACAGCGCGTCGCTGCTGCGCTTTTACCAGACATGGCAGCCGCAGTGGAAACCGGGCACCACGCGACTGTACGCGAACGCCAGCATCGGCCTGTTTGGCGCACTGGCGGTTAAGCCTTCCGGCATGAGCTTTGAACAGGCCATGACGAAGCGGGTCTTGAAGCCGCTCAGGCTCGACCATACGTGGATCAACGTTCCGAAAGCGGAAGAGGCACATTACGCCTGGGGATACCGTGATGGTAAAGCGGTCCACGTGTCACCGGGGATGCTGGACGGCGAAGCCTACGGCGTGAAAACCAACGTGCAGGATATGGCGAGCTGGGTGGTGGCCAATATGGCTCCGGATAACATTCAGGATGCATCGTTGAAGCAAGGCATTACGCTGGCGCAGTCGCGCTACTGGCGCATTGGATCCATGTATCAGGGGCTGGGCTGGGAGATGCTTAACTGGCCGGTCGATGCCAAAACCGTGGTTGAAGGTAGCGACAATAAGGTCGCGCTGGCACCCCTGCCCGCGAGAGAAGTGAATCCTCCGGCGCCTCCGGTAAAAGCCTCATGGGTGCACAAAACCGGCTCAACCGGCGGGTTCGGCAGCTATGTGGCCTTTATCCCGGAGAAGCAGCTTGGCATCGTGATGCTGGCGAACAAGAGCTATCCGAACCCGGCACGCGTTGAGACGGCATACCGTATCCTCGACGCGCTGCAATAA